In Gemmatimonadales bacterium, the DNA window ATGATAGGAATGCCGTCGTCCACCGCGTAGCGGAGGCGGCAGGCATTGCAGACCAGCTCTTCCTGGGGCGACGTGCGGTACTCGAGATCGCCCTTGCACTTGGGACAGACGAGGATCTCGAGCAGGTCCTTCGGCAAGGTCATGGATGAGACTCCGACGGAAGTGGGAGACCAAGGCGCGCCAGCGTCGACGGGTTCTTGCGCCACTTAGGCCAGACCGTGACCCAGAGGTCCAGATGGACCTTCCGGTCGATGAACGCCGCGATCCGGATCCGCGCCGCGGTGCCGATGGCCTTGATGGTGCGACCGCCCTTGCCGAGGACGATCGGCTTCTGGCTTTCGCGCTCGACGGCCAGGGTGGCCCGAATATACACCGGCGTTTCCGCTTCGCGGAACTCTTCTATCTCGACCGCCAGGGCGTAGGGCAGCTCCTGCTCCAGCTCGGCGAAGGCGGCCTCGCGGATGAACTCGGCGGCGAAGAAGCGCAGCGGCTGGGTGCCGACGTCCTCGGAGTCATACAGGAACGGGCCCTCAGGAAGCCGCGCCCGGACTGTGGCGAGGAGTGCTTCGATCCCGTCGCGGGCCGGAGCGGATGTGACGAGCGCATCGGGCGGGACGGCGGGACGGCGGGACGGCGGAACGAGGTCGGCCTTGGTGTACACTGTAATCACCTTCGAACCATCGACCCTCGACCCTCTGACCAATTGGTCGAAGGCCGGTGCGGGGAACTCGGTGAGCGGGTGCAGGTGCAGCACGAGGTCCGCGTCGGCGATCGCGTCGAGCGCGGCGCGGAGCATGCCCTTCTGGAGTGGGTAGGCCGGATCGAGGAGGCCGGCGGGATCTACGAAGATGATCTGGGTTGTCTGGTCGCAGAGGATGCCGCGGACCGGCTCGCGCGTGGTCTGCGGCTTGGGGGAGATGATGGCCAGCGGTTCGCCGACCAGGGCGTTGAGCAGGGTGGACTTTCCGACGTTGGGGGCGCCGGCGAGGGCGACGAAGCCGCAGCGGGTCATGTCGGGCAAGATAGCGGGGACGGGGGCACGGAGGCACGGGGGCACGGGAAACGCCTATTGCGTGCCTCTGTGCCTCCGTGCCTCTGTGCCCCTTTTTCGTCTACAACTTTCGCACTCTCCGTTGAAGCCCAAACGTCATTCTGCTGGCACGCTGCCGAAGCGCATTCAGAGCTTCTGCTTGCTCGGCATTCAGATAGCCGAGATCCCCGGCGATGGCGAGGAGCGTGTCAACCTCGGCCAAGGAGCCGAGCGCGATGCTCAGGGCGTGGGCCAGCTCGCGTCGACCG includes these proteins:
- a CDS encoding Trm112 family protein, with amino-acid sequence MTLPKDLLEILVCPKCKGDLEYRTSPQEELVCNACRLRYAVDDGIPIMLIDEAKPL
- the era gene encoding GTPase Era, producing MTRCGFVALAGAPNVGKSTLLNALVGEPLAIISPKPQTTREPVRGILCDQTTQIIFVDPAGLLDPAYPLQKGMLRAALDAIADADLVLHLHPLTEFPAPAFDQLVRGSRVDGSKVITVYTKADLVPPSRRPAVPPDALVTSAPARDGIEALLATVRARLPEGPFLYDSEDVGTQPLRFFAAEFIREAAFAELEQELPYALAVEIEEFREAETPVYIRATLAVERESQKPIVLGKGGRTIKAIGTAARIRIAAFIDRKVHLDLWVTVWPKWRKNPSTLARLGLPLPSESHP